A genomic region of Nymphaea colorata isolate Beijing-Zhang1983 chromosome 2, ASM883128v2, whole genome shotgun sequence contains the following coding sequences:
- the LOC116247959 gene encoding uncharacterized protein LOC116247959 isoform X4, which yields MPPKRKSATTPSPRVATRASTRSSARRQKTSPAVPPPEEESPKIVPLSPEAAENPSQQSATPPRQPPSSEQPDVAICEVTPQPKQSEDVSPLAQHVFVPGLEEAEPIEVVKPQPEAVGAAQEVVLETVVVETKMEIVVEGNEGGHELGSVNQDEEEVKEGTREAQQEGDGKMEVEQVQAQGENNEREETQGEVGNREEEAENDGIEDVEVEREGRDGEVDAQEKGADVEVEFQEEGGYKEAQQVRGEDEKKEAEEVEGGVGNTEAEEVHGEEGNEETEKVKAVDRNEEENEEAANKRGHGNGEVGFEEKAGGEEAVEMDGGQGEVDGGEEAGDAEAGEREGEREADEAPVPIEDRKKQKEYEVFIGGLDKDVVEDDLRKVFSDVGEVVEVRLVKKSQSQKNKGFAFVRFATVEQAKKATTELKSLKINGKVCGVTRNNDNETLYLRNICKTWTTSDLLEKLKSYEIENLVDAHLIDDPDNKGKNRGYAFLEFSTHMDAVSACTKLQKRGISFGTDSPAEVAFAKSAVQPDEEVMAQVKSVFLDGLSANWDEEYVKEQLMKYGEIEKVELARDMPTAKRKDFAFVCFTTRDAALACIDGVNKDGICNDGDKVMVKASLRKPLQNRKPSARGGWKGVSRVQEGQRRNYAPVRSSGYGGRGHYYTGERGYRKEFPPSSGRAGSWQGRDFERRAPTYPYGGGRSRPRYVEENRPERHMSGRREEYPAPYPGFSSQRQYPENAYGPHYQHYETSMPSGHAYPQLSGSKRPYSGVSEEALYGRRNRGRADTGVEPVQPQGSMSQSQSQSQSQSYGSYPSRIIPEDHHAYGNTTQSYGNQSNHYLSGSGNSRSYY from the exons ATGCCACCAAAGAGGAAATCCGCCACCACCCCGAGCCCGAGGGTCGCAACGCGGGCTTCAACCAGATCCTCCGCCAGGAGGCAGAAGACGTCGCCGGCCGTGCCCCCGCCGGAGGAAGAGTCTCCCAAGATCGTCCCACTCTCCCCAGAGGCGGCCGAAAATCCGTCCCAACAATCGGCCACGCCGCCAAGGCAACCGCCTTCTTCCGAGCAACCCGACGTTGCCATCTGCGAAGTAACACCTCAGCCTAAGCAGTCGGAGGATGTCTCCCCGCTAGCTCAGCATG TTTTCGTCCCAGGTCTAGAAGAGGCGGAGCCGATTGAGGTGGTGAAACCCCAACCCGAAGCCGTTGGAGCTGCACAAGAGGTCGTTCTTGAAACTGTGGTTGTGGAAACAAAAATGGAAATTGTAGTAGAAGGAAATGAGGGAGGTCATGAACTGGGAAGCGTTAATCAGGACGAAGAAGAAGTTAAAGAAGGGACTAGAGAAGCTCAGCAGGAGGGAGATGGGAAGATGGAAGTAGAACAAGTGCAAGCGCAAGGCGAGAATAACGAAAGAGAAGAGACCCAAGGAGAAGTTGGGAATAGAGAAGAAGAGGCTGAAAATGATGGTATTGAAGATGTCGAGGTTGAAAGAGAGGGTAGGGATGGAGAAGTGGATGCTCAAGAAAAAGGGGCGGATGTTGAAGTAGAGTTTCAAGAAGAAGGTGGATATAAGGAAGCACAACAGGTCCGAGGAGAGgatgagaagaaagaagcagAAGAGGTTGAAGGCGGGGTTGGAAATACAGAAGCAGAAGAGGTTCATGGAGAGGAAGGAAATGAAGAGACAGAAAAGGTTAAAGCTGTagatagaaatgaagaagaaaatgaagaagcgGCTAACAAAAGAGGACATGGGAATGGAGAAGTAGGGTTTGAGGAAAAAGCGGGGGGAGAAGAAGCAGTTGAAATGGACGGTGGGCAAGGAGAAGTAGATGGAGGAGAGGAAGCAG GTGATGCTGAAGCTGGAGAAcgggaaggggagagagaggccGATGAAGCACCAGTGCCAATCGAGGACCGGAAGAAGCAGAAGGAGTATGAGGTATTCATTGGAGGACTTGACAAGGATGTGGTTGAAGATGACTTGAGGAAAGTCTTTTCCGACGTTGGGGAGGTTGTCGAGGTCCggttggtgaagaaatctcaGTCCCAAAAGAACAAAGGTTTCGCCTTCGTGAGATTTGCTACTGTTGAACAAGCTAAAAAAGCAACAACTGAACTCAAGTCCCTTAAg ATTAATGGCAAGGTTTGTGGAGTAACAAGAAACAATGACAATGAAACACTGTATTTACGCAACATATGCAAAACATGGACCACATCTGAT CTGCTTGAAAAACTTAAATCTTATGAAATTGAGAACCTTGTGGATGCTCACCTGATTGATGATCCTGATAATAAAGGGAAAAATAGAGGCTATGCATTTTTGGAATTCAGTACTCATATGGATGCAGTTTCTGCATGTACTAAACTACAGAAAAGAGGGATTTCTTTTGGAACAGATTCTCCTGCAGAAGTAGCTTTTGCAAAATCTGCTGTTCAGCCAGACGAGGAGGTTATGGCTCAG GTAAAATCTGTTTTCTTAGATGGATTGTCTGCTAACTGGGACGAGGAATATGTAAAGGAACAGCTTATGAAGTATGGTGAAATTGAAAAGGTTGAACTTGCTCGTGATATGCCTACTGCCAAGCGAAAagattttgcttttgtttgttttacaaCACGAGATGCGGCATTGGCTTGTATAGATGGGGTTAACAAGGATGGTATTTGTAATGATGGTGACAAG GTAATGGTGAAGGCCTCACTCCGGAAACCTTTGCAGAACCGAAAGCCATCTGCAAGAGGTGGATGGAAGGGAGTTAGCAGAGTTCAGGAGGGACAAAGAAGAAACTACGCACCAGTAAGGTCCTCTGGTTATGGTGGACGTGGCCACTATTACACGGGAGAAAGAGGATACAGGAAAGAATTTCCTCCCTCTTCTGGAAGGGCTGGCTCATGGCAAGGAAGAGATTTTGAGAGGAGGGCACCAA CATATCCATATGGTGGTGGCAGATCAAGACCTAGATATGTGGAAGAGAACAGACCTGAAAGGCACATGTCAGGTCGTCGGGAGGAATATCCTGCTCCATATCCTGGTTTTTCTTCTCAGAGGCAATACCCTGAAAATGCATATGGTCCTCACTATCAGCATTATGAGACCAGCATGCCAAGCGGACATGCATATCCACAACTTTCAGGATCTAAGCGACCTTACTCTGGTGTT AGCGAAGAGGCATTATATGGAAGGCGTAATAGGGGGCGTGCAGATACAGGAGTGGAACCTGTTCAGCCTCAAGGGAGTATGTCACAGTCACAGTCACAGTCACAGTCACAGTCATACGGCTCATATCCCAG
- the LOC116247959 gene encoding uncharacterized protein LOC116247959 isoform X2 yields the protein MPPKRKSATTPSPRVATRASTRSSARRQKTSPAVPPPEEESPKIVPLSPEAAENPSQQSATPPRQPPSSEQPDVAICEVTPQPKQSEDVSPLAQHVFVPGLEEAEPIEVVKPQPEAVGAAQEVVLETVVVETKMEIVVEGNEGGHELGSVNQDEEEVKEGTREAQQEGDGKMEVEQVQAQGENNEREETQGEVGNREEEAENDGIEDVEVEREGRDGEVDAQEKGADVEVEFQEEGGYKEAQQVRGEDEKKEAEEVEGGVGNTEAEEVHGEEGNEETEKVKAVDRNEEENEEAANKRGHGNGEVGFEEKAGGEEAVEMDGGQGEVDGGEEAGVAEAGGGTGGEEAVEGEGGHGEEEAGDAEAGEREGEREADEAPVPIEDRKKQKEYEVFIGGLDKDVVEDDLRKVFSDVGEVVEVRLVKKSQSQKNKGFAFVRFATVEQAKKATTELKSLKINGKVCGVTRNNDNETLYLRNICKTWTTSDLLEKLKSYEIENLVDAHLIDDPDNKGKNRGYAFLEFSTHMDAVSACTKLQKRGISFGTDSPAEVAFAKSAVQPDEEVMAQVKSVFLDGLSANWDEEYVKEQLMKYGEIEKVELARDMPTAKRKDFAFVCFTTRDAALACIDGVNKDGICNDGDKVMVKASLRKPLQNRKPSARGGWKGVSRVQEGQRRNYAPVRSSGYGGRGHYYTGERGYRKEFPPSSGRAGSWQGRDFERRAPTYPYGGGRSRPRYVEENRPERHMSGRREEYPAPYPGFSSQRQYPENAYGPHYQHYETSMPSGHAYPQLSGSKRPYSGVSEEALYGRRNRGRADTGVEPVQPQGSMSQSQSQSQSQSYGSYPRIIPEDHHAYGNTTQSYGNQSNHYLSGSGNSRSYY from the exons ATGCCACCAAAGAGGAAATCCGCCACCACCCCGAGCCCGAGGGTCGCAACGCGGGCTTCAACCAGATCCTCCGCCAGGAGGCAGAAGACGTCGCCGGCCGTGCCCCCGCCGGAGGAAGAGTCTCCCAAGATCGTCCCACTCTCCCCAGAGGCGGCCGAAAATCCGTCCCAACAATCGGCCACGCCGCCAAGGCAACCGCCTTCTTCCGAGCAACCCGACGTTGCCATCTGCGAAGTAACACCTCAGCCTAAGCAGTCGGAGGATGTCTCCCCGCTAGCTCAGCATG TTTTCGTCCCAGGTCTAGAAGAGGCGGAGCCGATTGAGGTGGTGAAACCCCAACCCGAAGCCGTTGGAGCTGCACAAGAGGTCGTTCTTGAAACTGTGGTTGTGGAAACAAAAATGGAAATTGTAGTAGAAGGAAATGAGGGAGGTCATGAACTGGGAAGCGTTAATCAGGACGAAGAAGAAGTTAAAGAAGGGACTAGAGAAGCTCAGCAGGAGGGAGATGGGAAGATGGAAGTAGAACAAGTGCAAGCGCAAGGCGAGAATAACGAAAGAGAAGAGACCCAAGGAGAAGTTGGGAATAGAGAAGAAGAGGCTGAAAATGATGGTATTGAAGATGTCGAGGTTGAAAGAGAGGGTAGGGATGGAGAAGTGGATGCTCAAGAAAAAGGGGCGGATGTTGAAGTAGAGTTTCAAGAAGAAGGTGGATATAAGGAAGCACAACAGGTCCGAGGAGAGgatgagaagaaagaagcagAAGAGGTTGAAGGCGGGGTTGGAAATACAGAAGCAGAAGAGGTTCATGGAGAGGAAGGAAATGAAGAGACAGAAAAGGTTAAAGCTGTagatagaaatgaagaagaaaatgaagaagcgGCTAACAAAAGAGGACATGGGAATGGAGAAGTAGGGTTTGAGGAAAAAGCGGGGGGAGAAGAAGCAGTTGAAATGGACGGTGGGCAAGGAGAAGTAGATGGAGGAGAGGAAGCAGGTGTTGCTGAAGCAGGAGGAGGGACGGGTGGAGAAGAAGCGGTTGAAGGGGAGGGTGGGCATGGAGAAGAGGAAGCAGGTGATGCTGAAGCTGGAGAAcgggaaggggagagagaggccGATGAAGCACCAGTGCCAATCGAGGACCGGAAGAAGCAGAAGGAGTATGAGGTATTCATTGGAGGACTTGACAAGGATGTGGTTGAAGATGACTTGAGGAAAGTCTTTTCCGACGTTGGGGAGGTTGTCGAGGTCCggttggtgaagaaatctcaGTCCCAAAAGAACAAAGGTTTCGCCTTCGTGAGATTTGCTACTGTTGAACAAGCTAAAAAAGCAACAACTGAACTCAAGTCCCTTAAg ATTAATGGCAAGGTTTGTGGAGTAACAAGAAACAATGACAATGAAACACTGTATTTACGCAACATATGCAAAACATGGACCACATCTGAT CTGCTTGAAAAACTTAAATCTTATGAAATTGAGAACCTTGTGGATGCTCACCTGATTGATGATCCTGATAATAAAGGGAAAAATAGAGGCTATGCATTTTTGGAATTCAGTACTCATATGGATGCAGTTTCTGCATGTACTAAACTACAGAAAAGAGGGATTTCTTTTGGAACAGATTCTCCTGCAGAAGTAGCTTTTGCAAAATCTGCTGTTCAGCCAGACGAGGAGGTTATGGCTCAG GTAAAATCTGTTTTCTTAGATGGATTGTCTGCTAACTGGGACGAGGAATATGTAAAGGAACAGCTTATGAAGTATGGTGAAATTGAAAAGGTTGAACTTGCTCGTGATATGCCTACTGCCAAGCGAAAagattttgcttttgtttgttttacaaCACGAGATGCGGCATTGGCTTGTATAGATGGGGTTAACAAGGATGGTATTTGTAATGATGGTGACAAG GTAATGGTGAAGGCCTCACTCCGGAAACCTTTGCAGAACCGAAAGCCATCTGCAAGAGGTGGATGGAAGGGAGTTAGCAGAGTTCAGGAGGGACAAAGAAGAAACTACGCACCAGTAAGGTCCTCTGGTTATGGTGGACGTGGCCACTATTACACGGGAGAAAGAGGATACAGGAAAGAATTTCCTCCCTCTTCTGGAAGGGCTGGCTCATGGCAAGGAAGAGATTTTGAGAGGAGGGCACCAA CATATCCATATGGTGGTGGCAGATCAAGACCTAGATATGTGGAAGAGAACAGACCTGAAAGGCACATGTCAGGTCGTCGGGAGGAATATCCTGCTCCATATCCTGGTTTTTCTTCTCAGAGGCAATACCCTGAAAATGCATATGGTCCTCACTATCAGCATTATGAGACCAGCATGCCAAGCGGACATGCATATCCACAACTTTCAGGATCTAAGCGACCTTACTCTGGTGTT AGCGAAGAGGCATTATATGGAAGGCGTAATAGGGGGCGTGCAGATACAGGAGTGGAACCTGTTCAGCCTCAAGGGAGTATGTCACAGTCACAGTCACAGTCACAGTCACAGTCATACGGCTCATATCCCAG
- the LOC116247959 gene encoding uncharacterized protein LOC116247959 isoform X1, with protein sequence MPPKRKSATTPSPRVATRASTRSSARRQKTSPAVPPPEEESPKIVPLSPEAAENPSQQSATPPRQPPSSEQPDVAICEVTPQPKQSEDVSPLAQHVFVPGLEEAEPIEVVKPQPEAVGAAQEVVLETVVVETKMEIVVEGNEGGHELGSVNQDEEEVKEGTREAQQEGDGKMEVEQVQAQGENNEREETQGEVGNREEEAENDGIEDVEVEREGRDGEVDAQEKGADVEVEFQEEGGYKEAQQVRGEDEKKEAEEVEGGVGNTEAEEVHGEEGNEETEKVKAVDRNEEENEEAANKRGHGNGEVGFEEKAGGEEAVEMDGGQGEVDGGEEAGVAEAGGGTGGEEAVEGEGGHGEEEAGDAEAGEREGEREADEAPVPIEDRKKQKEYEVFIGGLDKDVVEDDLRKVFSDVGEVVEVRLVKKSQSQKNKGFAFVRFATVEQAKKATTELKSLKINGKVCGVTRNNDNETLYLRNICKTWTTSDLLEKLKSYEIENLVDAHLIDDPDNKGKNRGYAFLEFSTHMDAVSACTKLQKRGISFGTDSPAEVAFAKSAVQPDEEVMAQVKSVFLDGLSANWDEEYVKEQLMKYGEIEKVELARDMPTAKRKDFAFVCFTTRDAALACIDGVNKDGICNDGDKVMVKASLRKPLQNRKPSARGGWKGVSRVQEGQRRNYAPVRSSGYGGRGHYYTGERGYRKEFPPSSGRAGSWQGRDFERRAPTYPYGGGRSRPRYVEENRPERHMSGRREEYPAPYPGFSSQRQYPENAYGPHYQHYETSMPSGHAYPQLSGSKRPYSGVSEEALYGRRNRGRADTGVEPVQPQGSMSQSQSQSQSQSYGSYPSRIIPEDHHAYGNTTQSYGNQSNHYLSGSGNSRSYY encoded by the exons ATGCCACCAAAGAGGAAATCCGCCACCACCCCGAGCCCGAGGGTCGCAACGCGGGCTTCAACCAGATCCTCCGCCAGGAGGCAGAAGACGTCGCCGGCCGTGCCCCCGCCGGAGGAAGAGTCTCCCAAGATCGTCCCACTCTCCCCAGAGGCGGCCGAAAATCCGTCCCAACAATCGGCCACGCCGCCAAGGCAACCGCCTTCTTCCGAGCAACCCGACGTTGCCATCTGCGAAGTAACACCTCAGCCTAAGCAGTCGGAGGATGTCTCCCCGCTAGCTCAGCATG TTTTCGTCCCAGGTCTAGAAGAGGCGGAGCCGATTGAGGTGGTGAAACCCCAACCCGAAGCCGTTGGAGCTGCACAAGAGGTCGTTCTTGAAACTGTGGTTGTGGAAACAAAAATGGAAATTGTAGTAGAAGGAAATGAGGGAGGTCATGAACTGGGAAGCGTTAATCAGGACGAAGAAGAAGTTAAAGAAGGGACTAGAGAAGCTCAGCAGGAGGGAGATGGGAAGATGGAAGTAGAACAAGTGCAAGCGCAAGGCGAGAATAACGAAAGAGAAGAGACCCAAGGAGAAGTTGGGAATAGAGAAGAAGAGGCTGAAAATGATGGTATTGAAGATGTCGAGGTTGAAAGAGAGGGTAGGGATGGAGAAGTGGATGCTCAAGAAAAAGGGGCGGATGTTGAAGTAGAGTTTCAAGAAGAAGGTGGATATAAGGAAGCACAACAGGTCCGAGGAGAGgatgagaagaaagaagcagAAGAGGTTGAAGGCGGGGTTGGAAATACAGAAGCAGAAGAGGTTCATGGAGAGGAAGGAAATGAAGAGACAGAAAAGGTTAAAGCTGTagatagaaatgaagaagaaaatgaagaagcgGCTAACAAAAGAGGACATGGGAATGGAGAAGTAGGGTTTGAGGAAAAAGCGGGGGGAGAAGAAGCAGTTGAAATGGACGGTGGGCAAGGAGAAGTAGATGGAGGAGAGGAAGCAGGTGTTGCTGAAGCAGGAGGAGGGACGGGTGGAGAAGAAGCGGTTGAAGGGGAGGGTGGGCATGGAGAAGAGGAAGCAGGTGATGCTGAAGCTGGAGAAcgggaaggggagagagaggccGATGAAGCACCAGTGCCAATCGAGGACCGGAAGAAGCAGAAGGAGTATGAGGTATTCATTGGAGGACTTGACAAGGATGTGGTTGAAGATGACTTGAGGAAAGTCTTTTCCGACGTTGGGGAGGTTGTCGAGGTCCggttggtgaagaaatctcaGTCCCAAAAGAACAAAGGTTTCGCCTTCGTGAGATTTGCTACTGTTGAACAAGCTAAAAAAGCAACAACTGAACTCAAGTCCCTTAAg ATTAATGGCAAGGTTTGTGGAGTAACAAGAAACAATGACAATGAAACACTGTATTTACGCAACATATGCAAAACATGGACCACATCTGAT CTGCTTGAAAAACTTAAATCTTATGAAATTGAGAACCTTGTGGATGCTCACCTGATTGATGATCCTGATAATAAAGGGAAAAATAGAGGCTATGCATTTTTGGAATTCAGTACTCATATGGATGCAGTTTCTGCATGTACTAAACTACAGAAAAGAGGGATTTCTTTTGGAACAGATTCTCCTGCAGAAGTAGCTTTTGCAAAATCTGCTGTTCAGCCAGACGAGGAGGTTATGGCTCAG GTAAAATCTGTTTTCTTAGATGGATTGTCTGCTAACTGGGACGAGGAATATGTAAAGGAACAGCTTATGAAGTATGGTGAAATTGAAAAGGTTGAACTTGCTCGTGATATGCCTACTGCCAAGCGAAAagattttgcttttgtttgttttacaaCACGAGATGCGGCATTGGCTTGTATAGATGGGGTTAACAAGGATGGTATTTGTAATGATGGTGACAAG GTAATGGTGAAGGCCTCACTCCGGAAACCTTTGCAGAACCGAAAGCCATCTGCAAGAGGTGGATGGAAGGGAGTTAGCAGAGTTCAGGAGGGACAAAGAAGAAACTACGCACCAGTAAGGTCCTCTGGTTATGGTGGACGTGGCCACTATTACACGGGAGAAAGAGGATACAGGAAAGAATTTCCTCCCTCTTCTGGAAGGGCTGGCTCATGGCAAGGAAGAGATTTTGAGAGGAGGGCACCAA CATATCCATATGGTGGTGGCAGATCAAGACCTAGATATGTGGAAGAGAACAGACCTGAAAGGCACATGTCAGGTCGTCGGGAGGAATATCCTGCTCCATATCCTGGTTTTTCTTCTCAGAGGCAATACCCTGAAAATGCATATGGTCCTCACTATCAGCATTATGAGACCAGCATGCCAAGCGGACATGCATATCCACAACTTTCAGGATCTAAGCGACCTTACTCTGGTGTT AGCGAAGAGGCATTATATGGAAGGCGTAATAGGGGGCGTGCAGATACAGGAGTGGAACCTGTTCAGCCTCAAGGGAGTATGTCACAGTCACAGTCACAGTCACAGTCACAGTCATACGGCTCATATCCCAG
- the LOC116247959 gene encoding uncharacterized protein LOC116247959 isoform X3 yields the protein MPPKRKSATTPSPRVATRASTRSSARRQKTSPAVPPPEEESPKIVPLSPEAAENPSQQSATPPRQPPSSEQPDVAICEVTPQPKQSEDVSPLAQHGLEEAEPIEVVKPQPEAVGAAQEVVLETVVVETKMEIVVEGNEGGHELGSVNQDEEEVKEGTREAQQEGDGKMEVEQVQAQGENNEREETQGEVGNREEEAENDGIEDVEVEREGRDGEVDAQEKGADVEVEFQEEGGYKEAQQVRGEDEKKEAEEVEGGVGNTEAEEVHGEEGNEETEKVKAVDRNEEENEEAANKRGHGNGEVGFEEKAGGEEAVEMDGGQGEVDGGEEAGVAEAGGGTGGEEAVEGEGGHGEEEAGDAEAGEREGEREADEAPVPIEDRKKQKEYEVFIGGLDKDVVEDDLRKVFSDVGEVVEVRLVKKSQSQKNKGFAFVRFATVEQAKKATTELKSLKINGKVCGVTRNNDNETLYLRNICKTWTTSDLLEKLKSYEIENLVDAHLIDDPDNKGKNRGYAFLEFSTHMDAVSACTKLQKRGISFGTDSPAEVAFAKSAVQPDEEVMAQVKSVFLDGLSANWDEEYVKEQLMKYGEIEKVELARDMPTAKRKDFAFVCFTTRDAALACIDGVNKDGICNDGDKVMVKASLRKPLQNRKPSARGGWKGVSRVQEGQRRNYAPVRSSGYGGRGHYYTGERGYRKEFPPSSGRAGSWQGRDFERRAPTYPYGGGRSRPRYVEENRPERHMSGRREEYPAPYPGFSSQRQYPENAYGPHYQHYETSMPSGHAYPQLSGSKRPYSGVSEEALYGRRNRGRADTGVEPVQPQGSMSQSQSQSQSQSYGSYPSRIIPEDHHAYGNTTQSYGNQSNHYLSGSGNSRSYY from the exons ATGCCACCAAAGAGGAAATCCGCCACCACCCCGAGCCCGAGGGTCGCAACGCGGGCTTCAACCAGATCCTCCGCCAGGAGGCAGAAGACGTCGCCGGCCGTGCCCCCGCCGGAGGAAGAGTCTCCCAAGATCGTCCCACTCTCCCCAGAGGCGGCCGAAAATCCGTCCCAACAATCGGCCACGCCGCCAAGGCAACCGCCTTCTTCCGAGCAACCCGACGTTGCCATCTGCGAAGTAACACCTCAGCCTAAGCAGTCGGAGGATGTCTCCCCGCTAGCTCAGCATG GTCTAGAAGAGGCGGAGCCGATTGAGGTGGTGAAACCCCAACCCGAAGCCGTTGGAGCTGCACAAGAGGTCGTTCTTGAAACTGTGGTTGTGGAAACAAAAATGGAAATTGTAGTAGAAGGAAATGAGGGAGGTCATGAACTGGGAAGCGTTAATCAGGACGAAGAAGAAGTTAAAGAAGGGACTAGAGAAGCTCAGCAGGAGGGAGATGGGAAGATGGAAGTAGAACAAGTGCAAGCGCAAGGCGAGAATAACGAAAGAGAAGAGACCCAAGGAGAAGTTGGGAATAGAGAAGAAGAGGCTGAAAATGATGGTATTGAAGATGTCGAGGTTGAAAGAGAGGGTAGGGATGGAGAAGTGGATGCTCAAGAAAAAGGGGCGGATGTTGAAGTAGAGTTTCAAGAAGAAGGTGGATATAAGGAAGCACAACAGGTCCGAGGAGAGgatgagaagaaagaagcagAAGAGGTTGAAGGCGGGGTTGGAAATACAGAAGCAGAAGAGGTTCATGGAGAGGAAGGAAATGAAGAGACAGAAAAGGTTAAAGCTGTagatagaaatgaagaagaaaatgaagaagcgGCTAACAAAAGAGGACATGGGAATGGAGAAGTAGGGTTTGAGGAAAAAGCGGGGGGAGAAGAAGCAGTTGAAATGGACGGTGGGCAAGGAGAAGTAGATGGAGGAGAGGAAGCAGGTGTTGCTGAAGCAGGAGGAGGGACGGGTGGAGAAGAAGCGGTTGAAGGGGAGGGTGGGCATGGAGAAGAGGAAGCAGGTGATGCTGAAGCTGGAGAAcgggaaggggagagagaggccGATGAAGCACCAGTGCCAATCGAGGACCGGAAGAAGCAGAAGGAGTATGAGGTATTCATTGGAGGACTTGACAAGGATGTGGTTGAAGATGACTTGAGGAAAGTCTTTTCCGACGTTGGGGAGGTTGTCGAGGTCCggttggtgaagaaatctcaGTCCCAAAAGAACAAAGGTTTCGCCTTCGTGAGATTTGCTACTGTTGAACAAGCTAAAAAAGCAACAACTGAACTCAAGTCCCTTAAg ATTAATGGCAAGGTTTGTGGAGTAACAAGAAACAATGACAATGAAACACTGTATTTACGCAACATATGCAAAACATGGACCACATCTGAT CTGCTTGAAAAACTTAAATCTTATGAAATTGAGAACCTTGTGGATGCTCACCTGATTGATGATCCTGATAATAAAGGGAAAAATAGAGGCTATGCATTTTTGGAATTCAGTACTCATATGGATGCAGTTTCTGCATGTACTAAACTACAGAAAAGAGGGATTTCTTTTGGAACAGATTCTCCTGCAGAAGTAGCTTTTGCAAAATCTGCTGTTCAGCCAGACGAGGAGGTTATGGCTCAG GTAAAATCTGTTTTCTTAGATGGATTGTCTGCTAACTGGGACGAGGAATATGTAAAGGAACAGCTTATGAAGTATGGTGAAATTGAAAAGGTTGAACTTGCTCGTGATATGCCTACTGCCAAGCGAAAagattttgcttttgtttgttttacaaCACGAGATGCGGCATTGGCTTGTATAGATGGGGTTAACAAGGATGGTATTTGTAATGATGGTGACAAG GTAATGGTGAAGGCCTCACTCCGGAAACCTTTGCAGAACCGAAAGCCATCTGCAAGAGGTGGATGGAAGGGAGTTAGCAGAGTTCAGGAGGGACAAAGAAGAAACTACGCACCAGTAAGGTCCTCTGGTTATGGTGGACGTGGCCACTATTACACGGGAGAAAGAGGATACAGGAAAGAATTTCCTCCCTCTTCTGGAAGGGCTGGCTCATGGCAAGGAAGAGATTTTGAGAGGAGGGCACCAA CATATCCATATGGTGGTGGCAGATCAAGACCTAGATATGTGGAAGAGAACAGACCTGAAAGGCACATGTCAGGTCGTCGGGAGGAATATCCTGCTCCATATCCTGGTTTTTCTTCTCAGAGGCAATACCCTGAAAATGCATATGGTCCTCACTATCAGCATTATGAGACCAGCATGCCAAGCGGACATGCATATCCACAACTTTCAGGATCTAAGCGACCTTACTCTGGTGTT AGCGAAGAGGCATTATATGGAAGGCGTAATAGGGGGCGTGCAGATACAGGAGTGGAACCTGTTCAGCCTCAAGGGAGTATGTCACAGTCACAGTCACAGTCACAGTCACAGTCATACGGCTCATATCCCAG